Proteins encoded together in one Amblyomma americanum isolate KBUSLIRL-KWMA chromosome 1, ASM5285725v1, whole genome shotgun sequence window:
- the Fen1 gene encoding flap structure-specific endonuclease 1 has translation MGITGLAKVIADNAPDAIKESEIKNYFGRKIAIDASMCLYQFLIAVRQENNMLTNSEGETTSHLVWFFYRTIRMIENGIKPVYVFDGKPPGMKSSELEKRQERREAAEKELEKAEEAGNQEEVNKFSKRLAKVTKQHSEDCKKLLSLMGVPFIEAPCEAEAQCAELVKGGKVYGTATEDMDGLTFGTNVLLRHMTYSEARKMPIKEFSLEKVLSGLEMNRNEFIDLCILLGCDYCESIRGIGPKRALELIKQHKCIEKIISSIDTKKYPVPEDWPYKEARQLFLEPEVTAADEVQLKWGDPDEEGLVKFLCEENGFR, from the exons ATGGGAATTACGGGTTTAGCGAAGGTGATCGCTGACAATGCTCCGGACGCGATTAAGGAATCTGAAATTAAGAACTACTTCG GAAGGAAAATCGCAATCGATGCTTCGATGTGCTTGTACCAATTTCTGATCGCGGTGCGTCAGGAAAACAACATGCTCACTAACAGTGAAGGGGAGACAACAAG CCACCTTGTTTGGTTCTTCTACAGAACCATTCGTATGATTGAAAACGGCATCAAACCAGTTTACGTGTTCGATGGAAAACCGCCGGGTATGAAGTCATCGGAGCTTGAAAAACGCCAAGAACGCAGGGAAGCAGCAGAGAAGGAGCTTGAGAAGGCAGAAGAGGCAG GAAACCAGGAGGAAGTCAACAAATTCAGCAAGCGACTTGCGAAAGTGACCAAGCAACATAGCGAAGACTGCAAGAAACTTCTGAGCCTCATGGGCGTCCCATTCATTGAA GCTCCATGTGAAGCTGAAGCTCAGTGTGCAGAGCTTGTAAAGGGTGGCAAAGTGTATGGAACTGCAACTGAGGACATGGATGGTTTGACTTTTGGCACTAACGTTCTTCTTCGCCATATGACTTACAGTGAAGCTCG CAAAATGCCCATCAAGGAATTCAGCCTTGAAAAAGTCCTGAGTGGGCTTGAAATGAATCGCAACGAG TTTATAGATCTTTGCATCCTGCTTGGGTGTGATTACTGCGAAAGCATTCGAGGAATTGGACCAAAACGTGCATTGGAACTCATCAAGCAGCACAAGTGCATTGAAAAGATCATTAGCTCAATTGACACCAAG AAGTATCCTGTGCCTGAAGACTGGCCGTAcaaagaagcccgtcagcttttCTTGGAGCCCGAAGTTACTGCAGCTGATGAAGTTCAA CTGAAATGGGGTGATCCCGATGAAGAAGGCCTTGTCAAGTTTCTTTGTGAAGAGAACGGCTTCAGGTGa